ACTTGCAGACCTTACATCCATGATAGAATCCGTTGGAAAAAAGAACGGTGCAAGTTTCACTCACAATTCCGGTTATCCTGCGTGGCAGCCGGATATGTCTTCACCTTTACTGAAACGCTGCATGGAAGTCTATTCATCTGTTTTTGGAGAAAAGGCAAAGATTGAGGTAATACATGCAGGTCTGGAGTGTGCTGTTATCGGTTCAAAGTACGAGAATATCGACATGATATCATTTGGACCTACAATTAGAAACCCTCACTCGCCGGATGAATCTATGCATATCCCATCGATAAGGAAAATATGGGATTTCATGGTAGTGCTGCTGGAATCTTTCACCGAAAAAGAGGAAAAGAAAAAAGGCGGCAAGGCTAAGAAGAATGGAAAGGCTAGCAAGAAAGGCAAAGGCCGGAACAAGAACTGAGAAGTAAGAATTGAGAATCAGGAAATCAGAATATCACAGGGTATGAATAACCAGAATTATCCCGAAGGGTCCGGCGAAGCCGGCACTTTCCCATCAGGTAGTACTAAATAATTGACATGTTGCAGTGGAGTACTTTCTTCGCATGTATTCTATAGAATTCTCAGCATAAATTCAATAATTTCAGGAAGAATCTTCTGTATAGAATCATCGGAATGTGCCGCCTTCGGCGGATGGATGTTTTGTTTTGAGTTTAATGCTGTTTTTGTGGAAATGAAATACTGAAATCATACAGAGTTATAAGGTCATAATTATAATCCATCAGTTACTATATTACTTACATGGAACAGTTTCCAAGGCCGGTACTTCTGGTAAGCAGGTGTCTTGAGTTTGATAAAGTGCGCTATAACGGGCAGAAAGTAAGTTCACCCATAGTGCATGATCTAAAGCAATTTGCAGATATGAAAATAGTGTGCCCGGAAGTTGAGGTAGGTCTTGGTGTCCCGAGGGAATCGCTTCGTATCGTCAAAAAGAACGATGAATACAGGCTTGTACAACCGGGAACGGGCCTGGATCTCACAGACAGGATGAATGCTTTTTCCGAGAATTTCCTTGATGATCTTGGAGAAGTTGACGGTTTTATTTTCAAGGGTCTTTCCCCGAGCATGGGTCTTGGAAATGTGAAGGTCTATGCCAAAAATGAAATGTCCCCTGTTATTGAAAGGTCGGCAGGTTTCTTTGCAGGTCATGTTGTAAGCCGGTATCAGGGTTATCCCATGGAAGAGAGCGAAAGACTGCTGAACCCATGCATCAGGCATCATTTCCTTACACATCTTTATGCCTATGCAGGTTTCAGGCAGCTTAAAAAAGAAATTTCCAGGGAGTCGCTGATGGATTATCACCGGAATAACCGTTTTCTTTTCATGTCTTTAAATGAGTCTGTATTTGATAGTATGTCCCGCTTAATTGCAGGCAGAAAAGAGATTGGCAGGATGGTTGCGGAATACGAGGCATTTCTGGAGATACTGCTTAGAAAACCTGGCTCAGAGGCCATGAAGATAGAAACTGCAAGGGCTGTGTTCTCGATGCTTGAAGGACTGGACTCAAGGGAGAGTTCTTTCTTTGAGGACATGCTTGGGCGTTATGCAGCCAACAGGATTAGCTGGGATGCAATTATTGCAATGCTGAGGATGTTCGCTTTCAGACAGATGGGTGAGGGATCATACCATGACAGGTTCCTTTATCCATACCCGGAAGAACTGAAAGCTCCTGCAGATGAGTACAGGGACAAGGATTACTGGGACAAGAATTACTGGGACTGATGATCTTGATTATTTAAAAGGGTGAAATGATGAACAAATTCGAGCTTGAAGTAAGTTATTGTATCGACTGCAAGAAATGCTGGGATGTTTGTCCTGTGAACAAGGTTACAGAAGGTAACATTTACACTCCGCAGGGCAAAATTGAGAGTCTTGCGAAGGTGGTTGCAGGTGAGGAGCTTACTCAGGAAGAGTATGACAACATCTATCTTTCCACACGCTGCGGTGCATGTGACGATGTGTGTCCGGTGAATATCCCAATCACAGATATAATTCAGTATGAAAGGCAACTCCTGGCAGAGCAGGGAAGAGAGCCTGCAAAGACCACAGCCATCTCAAATAACATTATTGAGCACAACAGTCCCGGAGCTAAGGACCCTGAAAAGAGGTTTGACTGGATAACCGATGATCTTGACATTGCCGAAAGTTCAGAGATTGCCTACATGGCAGGCTGCTGGGTATCATACAGCCAGCCGGATATTGCAAGAGCTACAATTCGCCTGCTCAATCATGCAGGTATAAGACCGATGATTCTCAGGGAGGAGAAATGCTGCGGACTTTTCCTTCTTGATAATGGTCATCTTGAGCAGCTCGCAGAACACGCTAAGAAGTTTGTTGATTACATAGAATCACTTGGAGTTAAGAAGGTGATAGCTTCATGTCCCGGTTGTTACATGGTACTTGGTAAAGAGTATCCGAAACTCTACCGTGAACTTAACTTTGAGGTTGAGCATTCCCTTAACGTGTTCAAGGACATGATTGCAGATGGTACACTTAAACCAGAGAAACTTGATCTGGCCGTTGCTGTAAGGGATGCATGTCCTATGAGAGATTCAAAGGATGTTCCACGTAGTATTCTTGAAAGCATGGGTGTGGAGATTAAGGAACTCTTTGACGGTGAACAGGTTTGCTGCGGAGGTCCGGGTGGTCTTAAACCAAACTTCCCGGAGATTGCTGATAATATAGCCATGCTGACAGTGCAGAGTTATAAGGATAAGGCTGAGATGCTGGCTTCATATTGTCCTTTCTGTGTTCATCACATGGAAGGTGCCTGTAAGTCAAAGGATGAGGAAATGAAGATCAAGGATGTTTCGGTGCTGCTGGCTGAAAGTGTGCTTGGTTCCCTGGGTTGACTTGTAGAAAAAGCAAAGTGACATTAATTATTTTTTGTGCATGTTCATTTGTCAACATGTGTTAATGATGTTTTTTGTTGATTAGTAGCATCACTAAGAGCAATTGTAGATTCATGTTCCACAGTTACTTTTTTATACAAATATATTATGGATATAAATATATCCCACATATGATATATTAATTGATATTAATATATCCTCAGTTTTTCTGAATCATATCAAGTTTGACATTAATATAGATAATTAAAATAAATTTTATATTACAATATATGGGGTCATAATATGGAGAGCAATAAAGTAATTCGAATATTTGTTGAAATGATTATATTTGTGTTGATGATAGCGGTATTGTTAAATTCTGTTTCCGCCACTCCTGCTGATCAAAACTTCGATGCTGCAGGTGTGGGGGACAAAGGTACACAATCGTATACATTGGATGGTGTTATATATACTACCAACGACGGTAGCGGGCTGAACATCAATATCGTAAATGACGGGAACATAGCATCTGACGCAGACCTTGCGTTAGGATATCGTTCCTCAGGGGTAAATCAAGCTACACAGGTAAGCTTTAAGACTTCGGATGGGTCGGAATTCAAGCTCAACAGTTTTGTGATCTCTACTGGTCTGGGAGATACAACCGTAACGGTAAAAGGGTACAGGGACGATTCAGAGGTAGCCTCATCATCGGCGACCACTGCATCTTTTACAACGTTTGATGTCTCAGCCAATTCCGCATGGGAAAATATCGACGAGGTCAGAATGACAGGAGCAGACCTGGATATCGATATTGACGATATTGATTTTTCTCCGGCAGTACTGCCTACTTACACTGTAACTTATAATGGTAACACTAACACCGGAGGGTCAGTACCGACGGATGGCAACAGTTACAATAATGGCGATACTGTGACGGTTTTAGGTAACACTGGTAACTTAGTGAAAACTGGTTATGCTTTTACAGGCTGGAATACAGTATCCGGTGGCAGCGGCACCAGCTACAATGGTGGTGATACCTTTTCTATGGGTAGTAGCAATGTGATCCTCTATGCACAATGGATAGGTATTCCGGTTGCTGACTTTAGTTCCAATGTCACTTCAGGTGA
The sequence above is a segment of the uncultured Methanolobus sp. genome. Coding sequences within it:
- a CDS encoding (Fe-S)-binding protein produces the protein MMNKFELEVSYCIDCKKCWDVCPVNKVTEGNIYTPQGKIESLAKVVAGEELTQEEYDNIYLSTRCGACDDVCPVNIPITDIIQYERQLLAEQGREPAKTTAISNNIIEHNSPGAKDPEKRFDWITDDLDIAESSEIAYMAGCWVSYSQPDIARATIRLLNHAGIRPMILREEKCCGLFLLDNGHLEQLAEHAKKFVDYIESLGVKKVIASCPGCYMVLGKEYPKLYRELNFEVEHSLNVFKDMIADGTLKPEKLDLAVAVRDACPMRDSKDVPRSILESMGVEIKELFDGEQVCCGGPGGLKPNFPEIADNIAMLTVQSYKDKAEMLASYCPFCVHHMEGACKSKDEEMKIKDVSVLLAESVLGSLG
- a CDS encoding DUF523 and DUF1722 domain-containing protein; the encoded protein is MEQFPRPVLLVSRCLEFDKVRYNGQKVSSPIVHDLKQFADMKIVCPEVEVGLGVPRESLRIVKKNDEYRLVQPGTGLDLTDRMNAFSENFLDDLGEVDGFIFKGLSPSMGLGNVKVYAKNEMSPVIERSAGFFAGHVVSRYQGYPMEESERLLNPCIRHHFLTHLYAYAGFRQLKKEISRESLMDYHRNNRFLFMSLNESVFDSMSRLIAGRKEIGRMVAEYEAFLEILLRKPGSEAMKIETARAVFSMLEGLDSRESSFFEDMLGRYAANRISWDAIIAMLRMFAFRQMGEGSYHDRFLYPYPEELKAPADEYRDKDYWDKNYWD